From Halorubrum salinarum, one genomic window encodes:
- a CDS encoding orc1/cdc6 family replication initiation protein, translating to MGTDDSDDPAENPGPSEDEVTAQAELSSASQPESSRQASSSHVTNGDSQPDEGADSEGPSQSIEDMLLEFDDQEGLIRDRELLDPNYVVEEDRIVGRDEQLQEVTKMLRVALGDNRPPNLFLYGPSGTGKSLITKAVCHNISRICESRDIRFGTVEVNCQDLDTLGIAVYELVQQAADAAGVPVEVPKHGVATKEKWDELYRIVNEHFDSVVFVLDELDMLVGRRDKQEPAFSRLLYQLSRAGANDELDAYISVVAISNDTKMMESVGSRAVSSFTPEDVHFDDYDANQLQAILRRRQDAFHDDVVDDDVIPLAAAFAAQTHGDARKAIDLMRVAGELAEREGDNRVSEKHVRTAQEKVEKNRVLEVVRGISTQKKLCLYATAAVASQTDGGSARSTTGYRVYQYLTDAIDTDQYHQETYVNKMKELTTYSLVDFERRSHGPSSGMFLEFQFGESPGTILETLREDSRIEAISEEEVTSVVKAQIRNQT from the coding sequence ATGGGTACTGACGACTCCGATGATCCCGCAGAGAATCCGGGACCGTCGGAGGACGAGGTGACGGCTCAGGCTGAGCTGTCGAGTGCGTCGCAGCCGGAGTCATCGCGACAGGCGTCATCGTCTCATGTCACTAACGGTGACTCACAGCCCGACGAAGGGGCAGATTCCGAGGGGCCATCACAGTCAATCGAGGATATGCTCCTCGAGTTTGACGATCAGGAGGGGCTAATTCGGGACCGAGAGCTACTCGATCCGAATTACGTTGTTGAAGAAGATCGCATCGTGGGCCGTGATGAGCAGCTCCAAGAAGTCACCAAGATGCTTCGGGTTGCCCTCGGCGATAACCGACCGCCAAACCTGTTCCTCTACGGCCCGTCTGGAACTGGGAAATCGCTAATTACGAAGGCAGTTTGTCATAATATCAGCCGTATCTGTGAGAGCCGTGACATCCGGTTTGGCACTGTTGAAGTGAACTGCCAGGATCTAGACACGCTTGGTATCGCCGTGTATGAACTCGTTCAGCAGGCTGCTGATGCGGCAGGAGTCCCTGTTGAGGTGCCAAAACACGGCGTGGCAACGAAAGAGAAGTGGGATGAGCTCTACCGGATCGTCAACGAGCATTTCGACTCTGTTGTGTTTGTCCTCGACGAACTGGACATGCTCGTTGGCCGGCGAGACAAACAAGAACCTGCGTTTTCACGGCTCCTGTATCAGCTCTCCCGGGCAGGGGCAAACGACGAACTGGACGCGTACATCTCCGTCGTTGCTATTTCAAACGACACGAAGATGATGGAATCCGTTGGGAGTCGCGCTGTCAGTTCGTTCACCCCAGAGGACGTCCATTTCGACGACTACGACGCAAACCAACTCCAAGCAATCCTCCGACGGCGTCAGGATGCGTTCCATGACGACGTCGTCGACGATGATGTGATTCCACTCGCAGCGGCGTTCGCAGCACAGACGCATGGTGACGCGAGGAAGGCGATCGATCTCATGCGGGTTGCCGGCGAGCTGGCTGAGCGTGAAGGCGACAACCGCGTTAGCGAAAAACACGTCCGTACCGCACAGGAGAAAGTCGAGAAGAATCGGGTGTTAGAGGTCGTTCGTGGTATCAGCACACAAAAGAAGCTCTGTCTGTACGCAACCGCAGCGGTTGCGTCCCAAACTGACGGTGGGAGCGCCAGGAGTACGACCGGCTATCGTGTGTATCAATATCTGACTGATGCTATTGACACGGATCAGTACCACCAGGAAACGTACGTGAATAAGATGAAAGAACTCACGACGTACTCTCTGGTCGACTTCGAGCGACGGAGCCACGGGCCCAGCTCGGGGATGTTCCTCGAGTTCCAGTTTGGCGAAAGTCCAGGGACAATTCTCGAGACACTCCGTGAAGACTCGCGTATTGAAGCGATTTCTGAAGAGGAGGTTACCTCCGTGGTCAAAGCGCAGATCCGAAACCAGACGTAG
- a CDS encoding type B DNA-directed DNA polymerase → MPFTIDFLDDGRVLEWEATNDGATATEHDDYTPRFYVASRDPDTDIDLTQLHSLYERHPDVVATEIVSRRPGFRRDGESALAVDVDHVDRVTPLARQAHQLIAYPVGDLACFNVDFSREFRYCLETNRDPTPAAELSMLRLDIPVTETGQDTYSELTIAGETVTGSAGDILTTVQAAIETHDPDILVCSTSEIIPTLHEMATNAGVDDFSLSRWPDVDYQQLASHSTYSSYGRVGHSPARYNVPGRAIIDESNTFFYGETNLDGVLDLVSRSKKPVQELAWASIGNVLTAIQICEAHDRGVLVPWNSWRHEFFKPTGTLHDADRGGFIFAPEVGLHENVHELDFSSLYPNIICTRNVSPDVIRCDCHSDRDDVPGLGYSICDDQGYLVDVLQPIIDARDEIKTAIRHEKARDDPNEDRLTELEGRSGALKWILVACFGYQGFSNAKFGRIECHEAINAYAREILLTAKQRLEAGGWRVIHGIVDSIWVTPDPDVDDEDRKDLKTLATEITEEVEIRLEHEAHYDWVAFVPQRESDAGALTKYFGTVAGDDEFKIRGIEARQRSTPPFIEDVQQDCLDRLDATRSPDAVLDCLQDAIKRLHTGTVPVKQLVERNRVSKPLEGYTQNTQNVAALKRAQEQNLAVHPGQDIEYVVVDDEKTSRERVALAHEEIESYDASYYETQLVRAVESVLSPLGWDRTEIQRELVETRVPELMAFATRNS, encoded by the coding sequence ATGCCGTTCACAATCGATTTCCTTGACGATGGTCGCGTCCTCGAGTGGGAGGCGACCAACGACGGCGCGACCGCGACCGAACACGACGACTACACGCCCCGTTTCTACGTCGCATCACGTGACCCTGACACCGACATCGATCTTACACAACTTCATTCACTATACGAACGCCATCCTGATGTCGTCGCGACCGAGATCGTATCCCGGCGGCCCGGATTTCGTCGTGACGGCGAGTCCGCTCTAGCTGTCGATGTCGACCACGTCGACCGCGTCACACCGCTTGCGCGACAGGCACACCAACTGATAGCGTACCCCGTTGGCGATCTCGCCTGCTTCAACGTCGATTTCTCACGGGAGTTTCGCTACTGTCTGGAGACGAATCGCGATCCAACGCCGGCGGCGGAACTGTCGATGCTCCGGCTCGATATTCCAGTGACCGAGACAGGCCAAGACACGTACAGCGAGCTCACGATTGCCGGCGAGACTGTTACCGGGTCAGCAGGTGACATCCTCACCACCGTCCAAGCGGCGATCGAAACACATGATCCAGACATCCTCGTCTGCTCGACGAGCGAGATCATCCCGACGCTACACGAGATGGCGACGAACGCCGGCGTCGACGACTTCTCGCTGAGCCGGTGGCCGGATGTCGACTACCAGCAGCTCGCGAGTCACTCAACGTACTCGAGCTACGGTCGCGTCGGCCACTCTCCGGCGCGGTACAACGTGCCCGGGCGGGCGATCATCGACGAGTCGAACACGTTCTTCTACGGGGAAACAAACCTCGACGGTGTCCTCGACCTTGTATCGCGCTCGAAAAAGCCCGTCCAGGAACTCGCGTGGGCATCAATTGGGAACGTCCTCACGGCAATCCAGATCTGTGAGGCCCACGACCGCGGTGTTCTCGTCCCGTGGAACTCCTGGCGGCATGAGTTCTTCAAGCCGACGGGGACGCTTCATGACGCCGACCGTGGCGGCTTCATCTTCGCGCCCGAGGTCGGCCTCCACGAGAATGTCCACGAACTCGACTTCTCCTCGTTGTATCCGAACATCATCTGTACGCGGAACGTCTCGCCCGACGTCATCCGGTGTGATTGTCACAGCGACCGCGACGATGTCCCCGGCCTCGGGTACTCAATTTGTGACGACCAAGGCTACCTCGTCGACGTCCTCCAGCCGATCATCGACGCGCGCGACGAGATCAAGACGGCCATCCGTCACGAGAAGGCTCGGGATGACCCCAACGAGGACAGACTGACGGAACTCGAAGGGCGGTCAGGCGCGCTGAAGTGGATCCTCGTCGCCTGCTTTGGATATCAGGGGTTCAGCAACGCCAAGTTCGGACGTATCGAGTGTCACGAGGCAATTAACGCGTATGCGCGCGAGATTCTCCTGACGGCGAAACAGCGACTTGAAGCTGGCGGGTGGCGGGTCATTCATGGCATCGTCGACTCCATCTGGGTGACGCCGGACCCCGACGTCGACGACGAGGACCGCAAAGATCTCAAGACACTCGCGACGGAGATTACCGAAGAGGTCGAGATCCGACTCGAACACGAAGCCCACTACGACTGGGTGGCGTTCGTCCCGCAGCGCGAGAGTGACGCCGGCGCGTTGACGAAGTACTTCGGGACGGTCGCGGGGGACGACGAGTTCAAGATACGGGGTATCGAAGCCCGACAGCGCTCAACCCCACCGTTCATCGAGGACGTCCAGCAGGATTGTCTCGACCGACTCGACGCGACTCGATCTCCAGACGCTGTACTTGACTGTCTCCAGGACGCAATCAAGCGCCTTCACACTGGAACGGTGCCGGTCAAGCAGCTCGTCGAACGGAATCGTGTCTCCAAGCCGCTGGAGGGATATACACAGAACACACAGAATGTAGCCGCGTTGAAGCGGGCTCAAGAGCAGAACCTCGCCGTCCATCCAGGGCAAGACATCGAGTACGTCGTCGTCGACGACGAGAAAACATCGCGAGAACGGGTCGCGTTGGCTCACGAAGAGATTGAGTCGTACGATGCGTCCTATTACGAGACACAACTCGTCAGAGCTGTCGAGAGTGTGCTGTCACCGCTTGGCTGGGACCGGACGGAGATTCAGCGAGAACTCGTGGAGACGCGGGTGCCAGAGTTGATGGCGTTCGCCACAAGGAACAGTTAA